In Capricornis sumatraensis isolate serow.1 chromosome 16, serow.2, whole genome shotgun sequence, a genomic segment contains:
- the RCN1 gene encoding reticulocalbin-1, which yields MARGGRGRHLGLPLGLLLALLLAPPALRAKPTVRKERVVRPDSDLGERPAEDNQSFQYDHEAFLGKEDSKTFDQLTSEESKERLGKIVDRIDSDGDGFVTTEELKTWIKRVQKRYIYDNVAKVWKDYDRDKDDKISWEEYKQATYGYYLGNPTEFQDTSDHHTFKKMLPRDERRFKAADLDSDQTATREEFTAFLHPEEFEHMKEIVVLETLEDIDKNGDGFVDQDEYIADMFSHEESGPEPDWVLSEREQFNEFRDLNKDGKLDKEEIRHWILPQDYDHAQAEARHLVYESDKNKDEKLTKEEILDNWNMFVGSQATNYGEDLTKNHDEL from the exons ATGGCGCGCGGCGGCCGCGGTCGTCACCTGGGGCTGcccctggggctgctgctggCGCTGCTGCTGGCGCCTCCGGCGCTGCGGGCCAAGCCCACCGTGCGCAAGGAGCGCGTGGTGCGGCCCGACTCGGACCTGGGCGAGCGGCCGGCCGAGGACAACCAGAGCTTCCAGTACGACCACGAGGCCTTCCTGGGCAAGGAGGACTCCAAGACCTTCGACCAGCTCACCTCGGAGGAGAGCAAGGAGAGGCTGGG gaAAATTGTTGATCGAATCGACAGTGATGGAGACGGCTTTGTCACCACTGAGGAGCTGAAAACCTGGATCAAACGGGTGCAGAAAAGGTACATCTATGATAATGTCGCCAAAGTCTGGAAGGATTATGATCGGGACAAAGACGATAAAATTTCCTGGGAAGAATACAAGCAAGCCACCTATGGTTACTACCTAG GAAACCCCACAGAGTTTCAGGATACCTCAGATCATCACACCTTTAAAAAGATGCTGCCACGGGATGAGAGAAGGTTCAAGGCTGCAGACCTTGATAGTGACCAGACAGCCACCCGGGAGGAGTTCACTGCCTTTCTGCATCCTGAGGAGTTTGAGCATATGAAGGAAATTGTGGTTTTG GAAACTCTGGAGGACATCGACAAGAATGGGGACGGCTTTGTGGATCAGGATGAGTATATTG CTGATATGTTTTCCCACGAGGAGAGTGGCCCTGAGCCAGACTGGGTGCTGTCAGAACGGGAGCAGTTTAATGAATTCCGGGATCTGAACAAGGACGGGAAGCTGGACAAAGAAGAGATTCGTCACTGGATCCTCCCCCAAGACTACGACCACGCGCAGGCCGAGGCCAGGCACCTGGTGTACGAGTCAGACAAAAACAAG GATGAAAAGCTCACTAAAGAGGAGATCTTAGACAACTGGAACATGTTTGTTGGAAGCCAAGCTACCAATTATGGGGAAGACCTCACCAAAAACCACGATGAGCTCTGA